A stretch of the Pseudoalteromonas marina genome encodes the following:
- the mltF gene encoding membrane-bound lytic murein transglycosylase MltF has product MFKEKLIIIITLVMLLCACNMQEQPTQLAHIKEQNKIRVGTLASASNYYQAVQGEQGFEYELSQAFADYLGVELEIVPFFNLSDMFDRLESGDLDLIASGLTYNKTRAEQYRYGPTYRTISQKLVYKQGRVRPRKFDDLDGNFTVIAKSSHSLTLQKAQKNNPSLSWIESEEFDEEELLQAVIDGEIDYTLADSHTLSLFRRYHPNLSIGFSVSHNDPIAWILRKSKDDSLYALLVPFFGEVKQNNQLYVLEEKYFGHVRQFNYVNTLAYIEAIKETLPTYQPWFEQYAGDLDWRLLAALSYQESMWNPRAKSPTGVRGIMMLTRITAKQVGVTNRLEPEQNIRGGAQYLSKLITRIPDRIPQPDRTWLALAAYNVGWGHVNDARIITQQQGASPDKWADVKKRLPLLIKKRYYRNTRYGYARGDVAVKYVDNIRRYYDALVWLDENNAMTEENITTERDDTSNIKQDESP; this is encoded by the coding sequence ATGTTCAAAGAAAAGCTAATAATAATCATCACTTTAGTTATGCTGTTATGTGCATGTAATATGCAAGAACAGCCAACTCAACTTGCCCACATCAAAGAGCAAAACAAAATACGTGTTGGCACGTTAGCAAGTGCGAGCAATTATTATCAAGCAGTTCAGGGTGAGCAAGGCTTTGAATATGAGCTTTCTCAGGCTTTTGCTGATTACTTAGGTGTTGAACTTGAAATAGTCCCCTTTTTTAATTTATCTGATATGTTTGATCGCCTTGAAAGTGGTGACTTAGACTTAATTGCCTCAGGACTTACTTACAACAAAACGCGTGCGGAGCAATATAGGTATGGCCCAACTTACAGAACAATCAGTCAAAAATTAGTATATAAACAAGGCCGCGTTCGTCCTCGTAAGTTTGACGATCTAGATGGAAATTTTACGGTTATAGCAAAAAGTAGCCACTCACTTACCCTGCAAAAAGCTCAAAAAAACAACCCATCACTCAGCTGGATAGAAAGTGAAGAATTTGACGAAGAAGAACTTTTACAAGCGGTTATAGATGGTGAAATAGACTACACCCTTGCTGATTCCCACACTCTTTCGTTATTTCGCCGGTATCACCCTAATTTAAGCATTGGCTTCTCAGTAAGTCATAATGATCCAATTGCGTGGATACTTCGCAAGTCAAAAGATGATTCTTTATATGCGCTGCTCGTGCCATTTTTTGGTGAAGTAAAACAAAACAACCAACTTTATGTACTCGAAGAAAAATATTTTGGTCATGTACGCCAGTTTAACTACGTAAATACATTAGCTTACATAGAAGCAATAAAAGAAACGTTACCTACATATCAGCCATGGTTTGAACAATACGCAGGAGATCTTGATTGGCGTTTATTAGCTGCATTAAGTTACCAAGAGTCAATGTGGAACCCTCGCGCTAAATCACCAACGGGAGTTCGCGGTATTATGATGCTTACACGCATTACAGCTAAACAAGTTGGTGTAACAAATCGTCTCGAGCCTGAACAAAATATTCGTGGCGGTGCTCAGTATCTAAGCAAATTAATAACCCGTATTCCTGATAGAATTCCTCAACCAGACAGGACGTGGCTTGCTTTGGCTGCTTATAATGTTGGCTGGGGTCATGTGAACGACGCGCGGATTATCACCCAACAACAAGGGGCAAGCCCAGATAAATGGGCCGATGTAAAAAAACGCTTACCGCTATTAATCAAAAAGCGATATTACCGTAATACACGTTATGGCTATGCCCGTGGCGATGTGGCAGTAAAATATGTTGATAATATTCGCAGATACTACGACGCGCTGGTATGGCTTGATGAAAACAATGCGATGACCGAAGAAAATATCACTACAGAGCGTGATGACACCAGCAATATAAAACAAGATGAATCGCCATAG
- the tadA gene encoding tRNA adenosine(34) deaminase TadA, with amino-acid sequence MNKPFDDAYWMEQALLYAKQAEQLNEIPVGAVLVKDNQLIASGYNRSITDNDPSAHAEMIAVREAGKALNNYRLIDCTLYVTLEPCSMCAGLLVHSRIQRLVFGAPDAKTGSAGSIMNLLQEPRLNHQVEVIGGVLADKCGNTISEFFKRRRAQIKAAKKAARGA; translated from the coding sequence ATGAACAAGCCATTTGACGACGCTTATTGGATGGAACAAGCGCTTTTGTATGCAAAACAAGCCGAGCAGCTTAATGAGATCCCAGTAGGTGCTGTTTTAGTAAAAGATAATCAACTTATAGCATCTGGATACAATCGTTCTATAACTGATAATGACCCTTCAGCTCATGCCGAAATGATTGCAGTACGAGAAGCTGGCAAAGCACTCAATAATTATCGCTTAATTGACTGCACGTTATATGTAACACTTGAGCCATGCTCTATGTGTGCAGGATTATTAGTGCATAGCAGAATACAGCGTTTAGTATTTGGAGCTCCAGATGCAAAAACTGGTTCAGCTGGCTCTATTATGAATTTACTGCAGGAGCCAAGGCTTAACCATCAAGTTGAAGTTATTGGAGGGGTATTAGCCGATAAATGTGGTAACACTATATCTGAATTTTTTAAGAGAAGAAGGGCACAAATTAAAGCAGCCAAGAAGGCTGCTCGTGGGGCTTAA